A region of the Stieleria neptunia genome:
TTTTAAACTTAGGGTGCCGCTCAATCGACATTGAGGGGCGTCCGGACGCTGGCGGGAACCGGCTAATGTCAATTGATGATCAGCCGTTTGGCGCGAGCCTACGGGCCCCTGCGTTGGTCAACACCTTCTCGACTTAGCGGTATTGGGCGCGCGCTGTTCCGCTACTACCTTCGACGCCAAAGTGCGCGGCATGACCCCGACGGGGTCAAAGCCAATAGCCGGAGGTGAGCGAAGCGCCACCTCCGGAAATCCGGTCCCCCGTCAAACGCGACCCCGAAGGGTGTCGAAGCAAAAGACGTCGGCGCCCTCGGACCCGGCCAGCCCGCACGCTCAAGCTCACCCATCAACTCCTTTGCGAACGCAGACTGCCGCACCGCCGGCGGATGGATTCGCTGCGACCCCGCCCGGGGTCGAGGGGATTGTGGGACGTGTTTCCCGGAGGTGGTGCTGCGCTGACCTCCGGCTACTCGCTGGCATCCCTCCGGGATACTTGGTTCGTGGCCGCTCTCCTTTGAAACCAAACGGAGTGATGCTTGTTCGCGGCAGGGCTCGCGCCCAATACCGCTAGTTCCCTCAGTGCCACGTAAGTGGCGTTGCATGACATCTCAGCATCGGTTGCATGTTTTGTAAGCGAACGACAGGGTCACGATAAGAATTCGATCAGGGCGAAGCGCGCCATTTTCGCCGATTGGCCGGCCAAAGGCCTGCAGTTTGCCGCCTTTTCTTGAACTTGCTGCATGTGCGGGTTTGCACGCGTCGTCGAATCCCACATTCGATGGCGTAACGGCACGTTAGATGCTTCTTGGCACGAGATTGAGCCGCTCATCGATCCTCTTGCCTCCCAAAACCTTCCCATGGCCACCGAAACCACCGAAGTGAACGAGACCACCGAACTGAATCTTGGCGACAAACGCGTCGAATTGCCGATCGTCGTCGGGACGGAGGATGAATGTGCCGTCGACATCTCGAATCTCCGCAGCCAAACCGGCTTCATCACGCTGGACGAGGGCTACCGCAATACCGGTTCGGTGCGTTCCGGGATCACCTTCATCAACGGGGAAGAAGGTGTGCTTCGCTACCGTGGGATCCCGATCGAGCAACTGGCTGAATCTTCCAACTTTATTGAAACCGCGCTGCTGCTGATCTATGGCGAACTCCCCTCGGCGGAACACTTGTCGCATTTTCGGCGGCTGCTGACCGAGCACGAGATGATCCATGAGGGGATGCGGAACTCGTTTTTGGGTTACCCCACCCATGGTCATCCGATGGCCATCTTGTCGTCGATGATCAACACCTTGTCGTGCTACAACGCCGACGTGATGGAGATGGAAGACGCGGCCTCGTTCGAAAATGCCGCCGCCAGGTTGATTTCCAAGATTCGTACCGTCGCGGCCTATGCGTACCGAACCTCGATCGGTCAGCCGCTCGTCTATCCGCATCCGGAACTGAGCTATTGCCGCAACTTTCTGCACCTGATGTTTTCCACGCCCAACCGAACGTTCGAACCGGATCCCGATGTCGTTCGCGCGTTGACACTGTTTCTGATCTTGCATGCCGACCACGAGCAGAACTGTTCGACCTCAACCGTTCGGATGGTCGGATCATCCGGGGCCAATTTGTTTGCGTCGTGTTCCGCCGGCGTTTGCGCCCTGTGGGGACCGCTGCACGGGGGTGCCAATGTCGCCGTGATGGACCAGCTGCAACGGATCAAGAGTTCGGGCATGAGCGTGAAAGAGTTGATCGAGCGTGTCAAACAAAAGAAGGAAAAGCTGTACGGGTTCGGCCACGGCGTCTATCGGAGTTATGATCCGCGCGCCGAAATCCTTCGCCGTCACGTGCCCAAGGTACTGGGCAAACTGGGGCGCAACGATCCACTGTTGGAGATCGCCAAAGAACTCGAAGAGATCGCCTTGAGTGACGACTATTTTGTCAGCCGCAATTTGTATCCGAACGTCGACTTCTATTCAGGGATCTTGTTGCGAGCGATCGGCATCCCGGTGAACATGTACACCGTGATGTTTGCCATCGGCCGGATGCCGGGTTGGATCGCGCACTGGAAAGAGGTCCGCGACAGTAACAGCCGCATCTACCGCCCGCGTCAGATCTACAACGGCCCGACAGTTCGCGATTACACCGCAATGGAGTGGCGTTAGTGGGCTGTCAAGCGTGTTGGTGTGCAGGCTTTAGGGATCGTCCAGCTTAAGGCGATCGCTTTTCGGATGTACGATGGCCCTTCCGGGCCGTCGCCCGTGGGGCTCTGCGCGACGACCTAGAAAGGACGTCGTACCACGCTCCGCTTTTAGAATACGATGGCCCTTCCGGGCCGTCGTCCTTCGGACTCTGTCCGACGACCTAGAAAGGACGTCGTACAACGCTCCGCTTTTAGAGTACGATGGCCCTTCCGGGCCGTCGTCCTTCGGACTCTGTCCGACGACCTAGAAAGGACGTCGTACCACGCTCCGCTTTTTGAGTACGATGGCCCTTCCGGGCCGTCGTCCGTGGGGCTCTGGGCGACGACCGAGAAAGAACGTCGTACAGCGGTCCGCTGAGCGCATCACACTCCATCGACGAGATCATTAGGATTCCTCGCGTTTCGCATCGTTCCTCAGCTGGACGCCTACAGGCTAACACCAACGGTTGCTGAATCTGCGTCTCACTGCGGCTCGTCTCACTGGGCGATGCGTTCGCCGTTGACGACCCGACGCGCGTCAGCGACCGCGGCATCGAGTTGCTGACGAAGTTGAGCCACGGTGGGATCGGATTCAGCAAGCGAATCGCTCGTCGCCTGCTGTTCGACCTGAAACGCAAGATCAGCCATGGAAGCCAGACCGAGTGCCTGCAACGCGCCTTTCAGCGTGTGGGCCGAGCGCCTCGCCGCTTGACAGTCTTCGTCCGCCAACGCCTGTTCCAATTCGCTCATCAATCGCGGCGTCTCCTCCAAGAATGCGGCCAAGATGTCGATCAACAGATTCTGATCTCCGGCACACAACTCCAACGCCTTCGACCAATCCGTCGGATCCGTGGCGGCGGACGACTCGACCTCGGCACGATCGAACTCCGGGGATGAATCACCGGACGGATCAGCCGGTGAATCGTCAACAAAAAACGATGAAATTGCGTCACGCAATTCGTTGATTCGAAGCGGTTTGGAGACGTAGCCATCCATGCCGGCCGCCAGGCACTTTTCTTGGTCGCCGGCTAAAGCATGGGCGGTCAATGCGATGATCGGCACGTGACCGCCTTGTTCTCGTTCGGCCTCGCGGATCCTGCGCGTCGCTTCCATGCCATCCATCTCCGGCATCTGCACGTCCATCAACACGAGTTCGTACGATCCGGACAGATACTGCTCCAGGGCTTCCTTGCCGTCGCTGGCCAGGGTGACGGTGTGTCCCCACTTCTTCAGCAGGGCAATCGCCAACGTTTGATTGACCTGATTGTCCTCTGCCAGCAGGATGTTCAGCGGGCGAATGTCGCACTGGGCATCCGCCGTGGGCGATTCGTCGGGTTTTGCGATCGCCGATACTCCCAGCACACCCAGGACCGCGTCGAACAATTCCGTTTGCTTGACCGGTTTCATTAGATAACGATAAATCTCGAGTTCGTTCCAGCGTTGATGATCGCCGGGCTGATCGTAGGCCGTGCACGCGATCACCGGCAAATCCTTCAACGTGGGATCGCTTCGAATCTCGCTGACCAGGTCAAATCCACTGCGATTGGGCATGTGGACGTCCGTCAGCAGCAGCTGAAACGCAGCGTTTCGGATCTGGGCATCGCGCAAGGCCTCGATGGCCTGATCGGCGCTCGATACCGAGGTCGGACGCATCCCCCAACCACGGACCATTTCCTCCAAAATCATCAGACTGGTGGCAAGATCATCGACGATCAAAACCCGAGCGTCTTGCAGGGCCTGGGTGTCATGTTGGTCGACGACGTCCGCGTCCGTTTCGATGCCAAACACGCCGGTGAAATGAAAGGTGCTGCCGACCCCCAGTTCGCTTTCCACCCAAATCCGGCCTCCCATCATTTCGACCAATCGAGAACAGATGGCCAAGCCCAATCCGGTGCCGCCGAAGCGGCGCGCCGTGCCACCCTCGGCCTGCTCAAAGGCCTCAAAGATATGCGACAACTTATCCGCGGCGATTCCGATGCCGGTGTCACGCACCTGAAAGTGAATCTCGCACTCGTCGGCGGTCGCCGAATCCACCGAAACGCCGACCGCGATTTCCCCCTGTTCGGTGAACTTCAGTGCGTTGCCGACAAGATTCACCAAGATCTGTCGCAACCGATGCGCGTCGCCTTCCATCACAGGTGGAACATCGGGAGCGACGTGCAAGGTCAGTTCCACCTGCTTGGCACCGGCGCGCAACCCCATCGGCTTCATCATGTCGCCCAAACTTTCGCGAATCTCAAACGGCGTGGGGACCAAATCGAGTTTGCCGGCTTCGATCTTGGAAAAATCCAGGATGTCGTTGATGACGGACAGCAATGACTCACCCGACTCACGAACCAGCCCCAGATAATTGCGTTGTTCTTGCTCGAGCGAGGTATCGAGCAACAGTTCCGTGATTCCGATCACGGCACTCAGCGGTGTTCGTATCTCATGGCTCATGTTGGCCAAAAACTGACTTTTGGCGCGATTCGCCTCTTCGGCGGCAAGCTTGGCCAGCGTTGCCTCCTGGGCACTGCGTTGCGCCGTCGCATGGGCAAATTCCAATTGGTTCGCGTACTCGCGATAACGCTGGTTGGATCGCACCACCAAGTACACCAGGCTGCCCGCCAACAGCGCCAAGAGCACTCCCAAGACGCGCAACTGCGCGGCGTCGGGAGAGGCCGTCGGCCAACCGTCACTCGGAACTCCGTAGAGTTTCCAACTTCCCGTCGGAAGCGCAATCTCGGAGACGATCGGCTTGGCGTTGAGCAGGGATTCATTCCCGTGAATGATCTCCCCCGGCCCTCCCTGATCGTTGCGACCTCGGATCGCGATCGACAAATCATCGGGGACACTCGCCGAAATCTCGTCAAATAACACTTGCTTGTCAATCAGAATCGAGACCATTCCCCAGTAGTCACCGCCACCGGGTGACTGACCTGGCACCGTCTCGTTAACGGGCGCCCGATAGACAAACGCATAACCGCCCTGAATCAATTCGACGGGCCCATACAACCAAGGCTTTCCGGTTTCTTTGGCATGTATCGCCGCCGCACGTTGCTTCGGATCTTCGAGCAACTCGAATCCCACGGCGTCCTCATTCCCTTCCAGAGGATACACGTCGTTGATCACATCATTCTTGATCGACGTGACACTGCGGATCCCCTCCGCTTCCTGCATCAGCAAGGCAGAGATATCCGCAAATTCCTGGGACGTCATCTCTGGATGCACGGAAACATGCGCCTTTAGCCCCGATGTCAAATAGACGCGTTTGTTGATCGCCTTTTCCGCTTCCCCACGCACGGTCGCCAAATCCCGGACGGTGCGCGCCTGAATTTCCTGGACGTACCGCCCCCTGGAGTTCTTGTTCAGAACCCACACACAAACCAGCACGACCATGCTGGTTGCGGCGGCGGCCAGCAACGGAACCCAGGCGTCGAACGACAAACGGCTTGCCACTGATGCCGCGTCACGGGCTTGACGCCCGTCGCGTGTTTCCGTGGTGGCGATAGAATCGACCATTGTTGATGTACCCGACGGCCTTGCGATCTAACTGTCCTCATGCCAGTCGCCCTGGCAGATTTCAAATTGGCAACCGTCGATACCCCAAAACGATGTGAGCGTCCCTCAATCGTTCACGGAAAGGAAACGAAGTATTCGATTCCGAATCCCCATCCGCTTCGAAACTTTGCCGGCAGGAAACCATTGTACCGATATTCGGCGCGTATTAGTTCTTTAATCAGCCGCAGGGCGAGTGCATCTGCGGAATCGTGCTGCGTGATACGTAGAATCGTGGTCGTTGTGGATCCCGCTGATAAAAAACATCGGCCCCGTTGTGAACCGTCTTGGCGGTGACGTCGTAGGACTCCTTCACGTTGACTGTTGGCTCGCTTGTCTTTCGGGCGGACCAGACTGATCTGTTTCCCTGTTCCGTTGATCCATCGGCGCGGGGCTTCTCTTGAAGCAGGGGGTCGGTGTGATGGATGGTGAACAGGATTCTGTAGCCGCGTCGGATCTTGCGTCCCCTGTCGATGCCGCTCCGCCGCGGCAAACCTCCTTTGCCCGGTTTTTGTACAACCAGAATCCGTTCTACCTGATCAGTTGCTTGCTGGTCATCTACGGCTGCCAAAGTCTCGCCATCTCCGGCGGCAGCCTGATCGACAAATCGATCTCGATGGCCGGAGGCATCGCCGCCTACACACTTTTGATGGCCGTGGTTTGCGTCGGGGTGGTGCGGATCGCCAAGGTTTGGGATGACGCCCGGTCGATCTTTTTGGTGGTGGTGATCAGCCTGGTTGCCGTCACAACCGGCTTTGACGAGCTTTGCATCGGCGACCAATCCACGGCGAGTGTCTTCGCCGGCGCGGCCGCCGCGTTGATCTTGATCGTGACTGAAGGCATCCTGTGGCTGTGCAGGATTCGATTGAGCGTTTGGTATCGCGCCGCACTCTACGCGCACTACGCCGTGCTGATCGGGTTCCCGCTGCTGCTCGGCCGCGCCGTCGCGACGCGCAACGACCCGCTCGCCAATTGGGGATCGGTGCTGTTTTCGGTCGCCATCGGGGCGAGCGTCTTGTTGCTGATTCCCGCCATCCGCCGCGGCCGAGACTCGGTGCGTGACAACGGAACGCCGTGGACCTGGCCGCTTTATCCGCTGTCCGCCTTTGTGGTCTTGATCGTCTTGGCCGGTATCCGATCCCACGCGATCTGGATGTCGTTCGGATTCTACGGAGTCGCCGGAAAATTTGAACCGTTCTTGCTGTTGCCGATTCTGGCCGCGGTCATCGTGCTGATCGCCGAAGCCGGATTGGGCCTGCGCAACCAAGCCTTGCAAGGCCTGGCAATCGTCGGCACATCGGGGCTGTTGCTTTGCGCTTCGACGCGAAACGGTTCGACATGGTTGCCGATTCAAAGCGATCTGGCTTACCTATTCGGGTCCTCGCTGACCGTCTCGCTGGGCGTCATTTTTTTGGTTTACGCGTGGATGACGATGCGCGGCCTGCGCTACGCCGTCTTCGCAATGCCGACGACGTTGCTGGTGATGGGACTGGCCGCACCGCTGCCGGAAATCGGTCAGAGTGTCGGATTGGCGTCGTGGATGTTTCCGGCCGCCGCCTGCGTGATCCTGTTGGTGATGACGTTGCGGATGGCGAGCGCCGATTGGCTATGGGCAGCCTTGGCCGGCGTTGCGGCGACGACGATCGCGATGGCCGGCGATGCGTACGGTCGCCAGAACGACGGGCTGATCGCGGCGACCGCGTTTGCGACCCTGGCCATGCTGATCATCGGGGCAGTCTTCAAGACTCAGCTCGCCGTGTTCCTGCGTTATCTGGCCGCCGGCGTGATGTCGTTTGCGGCGATGATGATCGTGTTCCGATCCCTGCAAGATCCGCAGGATCTGATCTTGTTTGCGGGCGCCGGGATCGCGGTCGTCTCGTTCGCCTACGGCGTCCTGATTCGTCGCCGCGGCTGGCTCGCCGTCGCGGCCTTGCAAGCGGTCTTGTTCTGCGCGACGTTCAGTTACCAAGGCCACCGATCCGGAAAACTGCGACGCCTCAATTGGCCGATCGCTTCGGGGTTGGTGTGTCTGTGTGTCGGCGTCGCGATCACCACGGGCAAGACCGGACTGTACCGCCGGATCGCCGAACGCAAGGGCGACCGAAAACCGAGCGGTTTTCAAAGTGGTTTGTAAACCGGCGGGAAAGGCTTCGAGCCTGTCATCTCCACGTCCCTCGTTCCCAGGCTCCGCCTTGGAACGCAATGCCCACGTGGCTCTGCCACACGTCGTTTCCAGCCAGGAGGCAGGAGCCTCCAAGACAGCATGTCCCCGGGCAGAGCCCGGGAACAAGTACGCCGAAGTGCATGCCCGCTAGCGGCTGACTTTTCGAATCGGTCCGACGGTGAATCCGGGGTACTGCCGGAGCGCGTTGAACTTGGCTTGTTGACTGTTGCGTCCGGGCACGACGACCCAGCCGGGTGACGCCATGTTGCCCTGATTGGGATACAGCGTGACTTCCCAGAAACTGGTCAGCCCGGCCGTCACGGAATTCATCGCCAGGTTCGCGACCGCGATCTCGCGATTGATCGCCCGCTGGTGTTGCATCGCGGCCGCCATCGATTGCAAACGAAACGACTCATCATTCTTGGCTTCGTAATCATCTTGTCCGGCATCACCGTGTGCCGCGAGCCATTCGTCCCAACCGGTTTTCAAAATCTTCAAGCTCTCGTTGCTGAACAAGAAGAAGGGCACGGTGTATTCGTTTCCATCCTTGAGTTCGATCACGACGCCCTCGATGTCAAAGACGCGTGGCTGCCCTTTTTGCTTGAGGAGCCACGCATCGAACTTCCGGTCGTCGACGTCTTCGATCCCTTCCAGGTGCTCCAAGCTCTTTCGTATGATCACCTGGTAGACCGGCGGCAGTGACTTGTACTGCCGATCGTTGATCCATGATTTGGCGCGGCGCCGCTGCACGGTGACCTTCATTTTGGCATAGTCGACGATTCGACCGACAAGCCGATAACCGTCTTTCATGGTCCACGCCTGTTCCTTGTCCAGGTTTGCCCCGGAGAGCCGCGCCGCTTCTTCGCTTTGCAGGTATGCTTTGTCGGCATCGGACAGGACGTCGATCGGGAACATGCCCATCTCTCCGTCGTTTCGCTGGACAACGACGTGTTCCTGGTTGAACGCGAACAGCTCCGCATCGAGAGTGTAGGCACCCGTTTTGTCGGTCCAGGTTC
Encoded here:
- a CDS encoding citrate synthase yields the protein MATETTEVNETTELNLGDKRVELPIVVGTEDECAVDISNLRSQTGFITLDEGYRNTGSVRSGITFINGEEGVLRYRGIPIEQLAESSNFIETALLLIYGELPSAEHLSHFRRLLTEHEMIHEGMRNSFLGYPTHGHPMAILSSMINTLSCYNADVMEMEDAASFENAAARLISKIRTVAAYAYRTSIGQPLVYPHPELSYCRNFLHLMFSTPNRTFEPDPDVVRALTLFLILHADHEQNCSTSTVRMVGSSGANLFASCSAGVCALWGPLHGGANVAVMDQLQRIKSSGMSVKELIERVKQKKEKLYGFGHGVYRSYDPRAEILRRHVPKVLGKLGRNDPLLEIAKELEEIALSDDYFVSRNLYPNVDFYSGILLRAIGIPVNMYTVMFAIGRMPGWIAHWKEVRDSNSRIYRPRQIYNGPTVRDYTAMEWR
- a CDS encoding response regulator, which translates into the protein MVDSIATTETRDGRQARDAASVASRLSFDAWVPLLAAAATSMVVLVCVWVLNKNSRGRYVQEIQARTVRDLATVRGEAEKAINKRVYLTSGLKAHVSVHPEMTSQEFADISALLMQEAEGIRSVTSIKNDVINDVYPLEGNEDAVGFELLEDPKQRAAAIHAKETGKPWLYGPVELIQGGYAFVYRAPVNETVPGQSPGGGDYWGMVSILIDKQVLFDEISASVPDDLSIAIRGRNDQGGPGEIIHGNESLLNAKPIVSEIALPTGSWKLYGVPSDGWPTASPDAAQLRVLGVLLALLAGSLVYLVVRSNQRYREYANQLEFAHATAQRSAQEATLAKLAAEEANRAKSQFLANMSHEIRTPLSAVIGITELLLDTSLEQEQRNYLGLVRESGESLLSVINDILDFSKIEAGKLDLVPTPFEIRESLGDMMKPMGLRAGAKQVELTLHVAPDVPPVMEGDAHRLRQILVNLVGNALKFTEQGEIAVGVSVDSATADECEIHFQVRDTGIGIAADKLSHIFEAFEQAEGGTARRFGGTGLGLAICSRLVEMMGGRIWVESELGVGSTFHFTGVFGIETDADVVDQHDTQALQDARVLIVDDLATSLMILEEMVRGWGMRPTSVSSADQAIEALRDAQIRNAAFQLLLTDVHMPNRSGFDLVSEIRSDPTLKDLPVIACTAYDQPGDHQRWNELEIYRYLMKPVKQTELFDAVLGVLGVSAIAKPDESPTADAQCDIRPLNILLAEDNQVNQTLAIALLKKWGHTVTLASDGKEALEQYLSGSYELVLMDVQMPEMDGMEATRRIREAEREQGGHVPIIALTAHALAGDQEKCLAAGMDGYVSKPLRINELRDAISSFFVDDSPADPSGDSSPEFDRAEVESSAATDPTDWSKALELCAGDQNLLIDILAAFLEETPRLMSELEQALADEDCQAARRSAHTLKGALQALGLASMADLAFQVEQQATSDSLAESDPTVAQLRQQLDAAVADARRVVNGERIAQ
- a CDS encoding SHD1 domain-containing protein, with the protein product MLCVPRLIALALICSGFAATLHARTWTDKTGAYTLDAELFAFNQEHVVVQRNDGEMGMFPIDVLSDADKAYLQSEEAARLSGANLDKEQAWTMKDGYRLVGRIVDYAKMKVTVQRRRAKSWINDRQYKSLPPVYQVIIRKSLEHLEGIEDVDDRKFDAWLLKQKGQPRVFDIEGVVIELKDGNEYTVPFFLFSNESLKILKTGWDEWLAAHGDAGQDDYEAKNDESFRLQSMAAAMQHQRAINREIAVANLAMNSVTAGLTSFWEVTLYPNQGNMASPGWVVVPGRNSQQAKFNALRQYPGFTVGPIRKVSR